A region of the Chlamydia felis Fe/C-56 genome:
GTCTCCTGCCACAAAAATCATATTTTCCAAAAGCTGAGCATGGGTCTTCCCTAAGGCATAGTACATCAACTGGGGATCACATTCTGTTTGATGGTTCGCGAGCAAAATCACATTGTCTTTGCGATCTATAAATTCTTGTATGCGATCTAATTGATGAAGGTTATGAATTTGAGAGCGTTCGTCATCCACAAGGACAGAGAAAAATTGCTTACCAAAATCAAATAGATCTACCGGAGAACGGATTTTCTTGTGGTAAGGAGGAAAGATAAAAGGATCTTTAAGATCCTCTATGATAATTTTCAGCCACTGCAAACATAATTCCTCCGCTTGTGCCAAAGAACATTTCTTGGTTGCTGCATCAAGATAGTTCTGATGATAGATCTGAAATTTCTGATACAGAGGTTCTGGTAGGGATTGGTTGCCAAAGGCCTGTGATAAATAGGTAGAAAAATGCATAACCATGCCTATAGCTCAATACTCTCTCCTGTAATTAATGAGAAGAACTGGTAATGATTGAGATGAAGCGAGTCTGATGTGTTAATTTGTAATTTTGCTTTTAAATGTTTAGCTAATCGGATGAGTTCATCATCGTCTTTTTCCTGTTTCATATAATTAGCAATTTCAGGATGGACAACTAAACATAAGTTGGTGTGTTCTTTATGATTGATAACTTTTTTGAGATCTCGTTCAATTTCAATGACCACACTTTCTGGGGTTTTGATAATCGCGTTACCACTGCAATAAGGACACGTTGTAAATAGTGTTTGCATTAAGGATTCACGATTTCTCTGCCGAGTCATTTCTACAAGGCCGAATTCGCTCATGCTTAAAATAGTACAACGTGCGGCATCGTATTTCATATGTTCTTTTAGACGTTCTAAAACGCGACGTTGGTTCTTACGTGATTTCATATCTATGAAATCAATAATAACTAGTCCCCCAACATTACGTAGGCGCAATTGTCTAGCGATTTCCTCTGCAGCTTCTAAGTTGATTTGAACCAAAGTCTCCTCAACACCACTTTCTAATTGCGTGCTTCTTCCAGAGTTCACATCAATTGTATGCATAGCTTCTGTTTTATCGAAAAATAGATAGCCTCCGCTCGATAACCAGATTTTTCTCTTAGTTGCTTTATCAATTTCTTTTTCGATATTAAAACGCTCAAACATGGGAGTTGAATCGCGATAGTATTCTATCTTTACAGAAGAGTCTGGAGAGTACTTCTTGAGCATGCGTTTACATTTTTGATAGGTAGAGTAATCATCAATCAGTAGGCGTTTGTGATTCTTATCTATGCAGGTGATCACAGCCTTTTTTAGGATGTCCGTCTCTTCGTAAAGTAGGCAGGGCTGGTCTGTGGAATGGAATTTTTCTAAAATACCCTTCCATGTAGCCAATAGGTCGTGAGCTTCATTGATTAAAGCATCAGTAGAAGCGAGTGTGCTAGCTGTTCGACAAATAAGACCCATATCTTGCGGCATTTCAAAAGAACGAATTAGTTGTTTTAATTGGTCTCTCATATGAGGATCTTCTATTTTTCTAGATACACCGCGATGAGGGGAGTTAGGAAGCAAAACTAAATAACGTCCGGGAATGGAAATGTTCGAGGTTAGACGCGCTCCTTTCGTCCCTATAGGCTCTTTCACCACCTGAACTAATACAGGGCTGTCTAATTTTAAAAGTTCTTCTATTGGGGCTTCAGGTTTTTCTCCGTTTTCTTTTGAGAGAACATCGAAATCCATATCGAACATTTGTTCAAACTTCTTAGAGTTTTCTAATACGTCTGAAATGTGAATGAAGCCATTTTCTCTTTCATCAATGTTAATGAAAGCAGATTGAATGTTTCTTAAGATATTAGTTACGCGACCTCGATAAATGTTGCCTTTGAGTTGGCGAATTTTTTTTCTTTCAATGATGAGATCAAAAAGCTGTCCGTTTTTTAGATGGGCGTAGCGAATTTCTTTAGACTCTATATTTAATAAGATGTCGTTTTCCATGGTCTTCCTTGATGCCTAATCCATATTTCCTGCTTTTGCTCGGATGTAATTCAGGAATAGGTTTGTTTGTAGAAGCGTAGTTCTAAACTTCCTAGGTATTTGTCTATTGACTGCGAAAAAAAATTATAAAAAAAATAGGTAAAAAATTCTACAGAAATGGTTTATTGATTCTTTTAAATTAAAAATGATAGTTTTATTTATTGTCTCAATAGATTTAAAGTAGGTCCTTGTTTTCTATAATTACCTTGTTTGGTAAACTCTTGTCTTCAAACTCACAGCAACTCTAAACTCAGCTTTGAGATTTTTCTTATGGGAAACATTGACGATTTAAAATTATACATTTTCCGACTGAAGCTTCCCGGAGAAAAAGAAGTAATAAAATATTCTTTAAGTCCGGAGAATATTCGAGATCCTGGTGAGGAGGAACTTTTCT
Encoded here:
- a CDS encoding Rne/Rng family ribonuclease, producing MENDILLNIESKEIRYAHLKNGQLFDLIIERKKIRQLKGNIYRGRVTNILRNIQSAFINIDERENGFIHISDVLENSKKFEQMFDMDFDVLSKENGEKPEAPIEELLKLDSPVLVQVVKEPIGTKGARLTSNISIPGRYLVLLPNSPHRGVSRKIEDPHMRDQLKQLIRSFEMPQDMGLICRTASTLASTDALINEAHDLLATWKGILEKFHSTDQPCLLYEETDILKKAVITCIDKNHKRLLIDDYSTYQKCKRMLKKYSPDSSVKIEYYRDSTPMFERFNIEKEIDKATKRKIWLSSGGYLFFDKTEAMHTIDVNSGRSTQLESGVEETLVQINLEAAEEIARQLRLRNVGGLVIIDFIDMKSRKNQRRVLERLKEHMKYDAARCTILSMSEFGLVEMTRQRNRESLMQTLFTTCPYCSGNAIIKTPESVVIEIERDLKKVINHKEHTNLCLVVHPEIANYMKQEKDDDELIRLAKHLKAKLQINTSDSLHLNHYQFFSLITGESIEL